One window from the genome of Desulforamulus ruminis DSM 2154 encodes:
- a CDS encoding energy-coupling factor ABC transporter permease, giving the protein MHIMEGFLPVKWCLLWAALSLPFIIWGLRSIQKVLREQPKLKMLLGVAGAFAFVLSALKIPSVTGSCSHPTGVGLGAILFGPAAMSVLGCIVLIFQALLLAHGGITTLGANVFSMAVVGPFVAYGVFRLVRKLSGPQWLAVFLGAFLGDLLTYVTTSFQLALAFPAEVGGLMASFTKFMGVFALTQIPLAISEGLLTVLIFNLLTTYSSQELKELSLLTKKEDLYGYHR; this is encoded by the coding sequence ATGCACATCATGGAAGGCTTTCTGCCGGTTAAATGGTGTCTGTTGTGGGCGGCCCTGTCCCTCCCCTTTATTATCTGGGGCCTTCGGTCCATCCAAAAGGTCCTTCGTGAACAACCCAAGTTAAAAATGCTGTTGGGGGTAGCCGGAGCCTTTGCCTTTGTTCTTTCCGCCCTGAAAATCCCTTCGGTTACCGGCAGTTGTTCACATCCCACCGGAGTCGGTCTGGGGGCCATTTTATTTGGTCCTGCGGCCATGAGCGTCCTGGGCTGTATTGTGCTGATCTTCCAGGCCCTGCTGCTGGCCCACGGCGGCATTACCACCCTGGGCGCCAATGTCTTTTCTATGGCTGTAGTAGGTCCCTTTGTGGCCTACGGTGTTTTCCGTCTGGTAAGAAAATTGAGCGGTCCCCAGTGGCTGGCCGTTTTTCTGGGAGCTTTCCTGGGCGACCTGCTGACCTATGTGACCACCTCTTTCCAACTGGCCCTGGCCTTTCCTGCCGAAGTGGGCGGCCTGATGGCTTCCTTCACCAAATTTATGGGTGTCTTTGCCTTAACCCAAATCCCTCTGGCCATTAGTGAAGGACTACTAACGGTATTAATCTTTAACCTTCTGACCACTTACAGCAGCCAAGAACTCAAAGAGCTGTCCCTTCTAACCAAAAAGGAGGATCTATATGGATACCACCGGTAA
- a CDS encoding energy-coupling factor ABC transporter substrate-binding protein has product MDTTGKQSVKKTGLTNFILLAAVILLAIIPLVTIQGAEFGGADGQAEEIITQVNPDYQPWFQPLWEPPSGEIESLLFALQAALGAGFICYFLGYARGRRLHKDAIHR; this is encoded by the coding sequence ATGGATACCACCGGTAAGCAAAGCGTTAAAAAAACAGGATTAACCAACTTTATTCTGCTGGCAGCGGTTATCCTCCTGGCCATTATCCCCCTGGTTACCATTCAAGGTGCGGAATTCGGCGGGGCCGACGGTCAGGCGGAAGAAATCATTACCCAGGTAAACCCGGACTACCAGCCCTGGTTTCAACCTCTTTGGGAGCCTCCCAGCGGAGAAATCGAGAGCTTGTTATTTGCTCTGCAGGCTGCCTTAGGAGCCGGTTTCATCTGTTATTTCCTTGGTTATGCCCGTGGGAGGAGACTCCATAAGGATGCTATACATCGATAA
- the cbiQ gene encoding cobalt ECF transporter T component CbiQ — protein MLYIDKYAYCSPLTNTHPLEKFCFAVINMVFCLASPSLTVPLLILLLTAGILILKGGIPLAFYLKLLLLPFSFLIIGTATVAITLIQNSGSALWAITLFGATLGVTAQSLETAIGLFFKSLGAVSCLYFLSLTTPLPEIISVLRSLKVPSLFLELMSLIYRYIFVLLETADQIYTSQKARLGYSTLRGGYRSLGHLVSNLFISSYRRSLDLYTALEARCYDGELKVLQPQFQFSKKNLAGMAMVELFLLGLLFFI, from the coding sequence ATGCTATACATCGATAAATACGCTTACTGCAGTCCCCTGACCAATACCCATCCTTTGGAAAAATTTTGCTTTGCCGTGATCAACATGGTTTTTTGTTTAGCCTCGCCTTCCTTGACGGTTCCCCTGCTGATCCTTTTACTGACGGCGGGGATCCTCATTTTAAAGGGCGGCATTCCTTTGGCCTTTTATCTTAAACTTCTGCTGCTGCCCTTTTCCTTTTTGATCATTGGCACAGCCACCGTGGCCATAACCTTAATTCAGAATTCCGGTTCAGCTCTTTGGGCTATTACCCTATTCGGCGCAACCCTAGGGGTTACCGCTCAGAGTCTGGAAACGGCCATTGGCTTATTTTTTAAATCTCTGGGGGCTGTTTCCTGTTTGTATTTTCTTTCTCTGACCACCCCGCTGCCGGAAATCATCAGCGTCCTGAGATCATTAAAGGTTCCGTCTCTTTTTCTGGAATTGATGAGCCTGATTTACCGTTACATTTTTGTTCTGCTGGAAACCGCCGATCAAATTTATACTTCTCAAAAGGCCCGGCTGGGTTACAGCACTTTGCGGGGCGGCTACCGTTCTTTGGGGCATCTGGTTTCCAATCTTTTTATCAGTTCTTACCGGCGTTCCCTGGATCTTTACACCGCTCTGGAAGCCAGGTGCTACGATGGGGAATTAAAAGTTTTACAGCCCCAATTTCAATTTTCTAAAAAGAATCTGGCAGGAATGGCTATGGTTGAACTTTTTCTGCTGGGTTTACTATTCTTCATTTAA
- a CDS encoding energy-coupling factor ABC transporter ATP-binding protein, which yields MSTILETRNLSFQYPDDTAALKDVSVKIESGKKVAFLGPNGAGKSTLFLHLNGILKPSQGRILFKGREIKYNRSSLMELRRNIGIVFQDADSQLFSANVFQEVSFGPLNLGLPEQEVRARVTKALADTDISHLVQKPTHFLSYGQKKRVSIAGILAMEPSVIILDEPTSSLDPYHGKQLMDLIDELSRRGTTVILSTHDIEMAYAWAESIYVMLDGMILKEGVPEELFQDEPLLKKAGLCKPLILEIYQEFKKWGYFKEEIKPPRNKKQLSQIIEALAPTIKD from the coding sequence ATGTCAACAATTTTAGAAACACGAAACCTCTCTTTCCAATATCCGGATGACACAGCCGCCCTGAAGGACGTCTCCGTAAAAATTGAATCCGGAAAAAAAGTGGCCTTTCTTGGACCCAACGGGGCGGGTAAATCAACCCTTTTTCTGCATTTGAACGGTATTTTAAAACCCAGCCAGGGCAGGATACTCTTTAAGGGCAGGGAAATAAAATACAACCGCTCTTCTCTAATGGAACTTCGCAGAAATATCGGCATTGTCTTCCAGGATGCCGACAGCCAGCTTTTTTCCGCCAACGTCTTTCAAGAGGTTTCCTTCGGCCCCCTGAATCTGGGTTTGCCGGAGCAGGAAGTAAGGGCCCGGGTGACAAAAGCCCTGGCGGATACCGATATTTCCCATCTGGTGCAGAAGCCCACTCATTTTTTAAGCTACGGGCAGAAAAAAAGAGTTTCCATCGCGGGCATTTTAGCCATGGAGCCCTCGGTAATTATCCTGGATGAACCCACTTCCTCCCTGGACCCCTATCACGGGAAACAACTCATGGATTTAATTGATGAGCTTTCCCGGAGAGGAACCACCGTAATCTTATCGACCCACGACATTGAAATGGCCTATGCCTGGGCGGAATCCATTTACGTCATGCTGGACGGAATGATCCTTAAAGAAGGCGTCCCGGAAGAATTGTTTCAGGACGAACCGTTACTGAAAAAAGCAGGACTTTGCAAACCCTTGATCTTAGAAATTTACCAGGAGTTTAAAAAGTGGGGCTATTTTAAGGAAGAAATAAAACCACCCAGAAACAAAAAGCAATTGTCCCAAATCATTGAGGCTTTGGCTCCAACCATAAAGGATTAA
- a CDS encoding Nif3-like dinuclear metal center hexameric protein codes for MKASKLYKKLEEDFDVANMNDDWSFMNLENDFITPDFKTKYMGLVLDNAKTINKVYTATFPDKEIIQKIIDRDETDVLLFSHHAMEYIASDEGFPFYDIPLSYLSEMKKRRISFYMLHTPLDNYSKYSTSVCFAKALGLKIIKPFCQYDEKTKVGVICRTSLERTEDFAELVRKTVGHEVKLYEYGEKTIKNGLVAIASGGGSYPFVASEVAEMEINLYLTGFTKPLPHFEPTLEFHRIAKDQFINVIGATHYSTEKFACIAMVDYFNSLGLETKFLEGKYSLKDL; via the coding sequence ATGAAAGCTAGTAAATTATACAAAAAGCTGGAGGAGGATTTCGATGTTGCAAACATGAATGATGATTGGAGTTTTATGAATCTTGAAAATGATTTTATTACTCCAGATTTCAAAACGAAATATATGGGTTTGGTTTTAGATAATGCTAAAACTATCAACAAAGTATATACGGCGACCTTTCCAGATAAGGAAATCATTCAGAAGATTATAGATCGTGATGAAACGGATGTCTTGCTGTTTTCTCACCATGCAATGGAATACATTGCGTCGGATGAAGGATTTCCCTTTTATGATATTCCGCTGTCTTATTTGTCGGAAATGAAAAAACGTAGAATTTCTTTTTATATGCTCCACACTCCATTGGATAACTATAGTAAATATTCCACCTCGGTATGTTTTGCAAAGGCTTTAGGACTGAAAATCATAAAACCTTTTTGCCAGTATGATGAGAAAACCAAGGTTGGCGTTATTTGCCGCACCTCACTGGAACGGACCGAGGATTTCGCGGAGCTTGTCAGAAAAACAGTGGGACATGAGGTAAAGCTGTATGAATATGGAGAAAAAACCATAAAGAATGGGTTGGTGGCTATTGCGTCCGGCGGAGGCAGTTATCCCTTTGTCGCTTCAGAAGTTGCAGAAATGGAAATCAATCTTTATCTTACCGGATTTACCAAACCTCTGCCGCATTTTGAACCAACGCTGGAATTTCACAGAATTGCAAAGGATCAGTTCATTAATGTTATTGGAGCGACCCATTATTCTACTGAGAAATTTGCTTGCATAGCAATGGTGGATTATTTCAACAGCTTAGGCTTGGAAACAAAATTTTTAGAGGGAAAATACTCATTGAAAGATTTATAA
- a CDS encoding stalk domain-containing protein: MNRILTAGVCLGLLLFSSSQVMAAAGQNVEIVINNTPVAVQPGDQPGIVLSGRTYVPLRIVGENLGARVEFINETKQVIIISSGNVAPLPGRSDGQSKEVEIVMDGKVLDIPQDYGKPFIQSGRTLIPLRAVGEALGCQVNWDQQRRLVEISSAPEVSQPEPEDEPSPEIEPAPPVPSQLLRELAGYRTNIKLLDGRVISSEELLNQDESGFSPEQLEQFKKAAALLSQYSPTFKIPGGAQWATADLTIMGDPVATADQLRAWIAAETPRLKIKMEQQYGRELVPIPDLAELYIKIGKEYGIRGDLAFCQAAKETHYWQFTGDVQPDQNNYCGLWATGAACSGQEPFNGADPDGVRFEEGVHGAIFATPEIGVEAHIQHLYAYATRDPLPSGKILYDPRFSLVSQGIAPTWQKLNARWAVPGTTYGQSIIFDYWLSALKY; the protein is encoded by the coding sequence TTGAATAGGATTTTAACCGCCGGCGTATGTTTGGGGTTGCTGTTGTTTTCTTCTTCACAGGTTATGGCCGCCGCCGGCCAGAATGTTGAGATTGTCATTAACAATACGCCGGTCGCTGTGCAACCCGGAGACCAGCCCGGGATCGTACTGTCCGGAAGAACCTATGTACCCCTGAGGATTGTGGGTGAAAATCTGGGCGCCCGGGTGGAGTTTATTAATGAAACCAAGCAAGTTATCATCATCAGCAGCGGCAATGTGGCGCCCCTGCCGGGCCGTTCCGACGGGCAAAGTAAAGAAGTAGAAATTGTCATGGACGGCAAGGTTCTTGATATTCCTCAGGATTATGGGAAACCCTTCATCCAGTCCGGGAGAACCCTGATTCCTTTGCGGGCGGTGGGGGAAGCCCTGGGCTGCCAGGTAAACTGGGATCAGCAGCGCCGTTTGGTGGAAATCAGCTCCGCGCCCGAAGTCTCCCAGCCGGAACCTGAAGATGAGCCGTCCCCGGAGATAGAGCCTGCGCCTCCGGTTCCCAGCCAGTTGCTCCGGGAATTAGCCGGCTACCGGACCAATATAAAATTGCTGGACGGAAGAGTGATCAGTTCTGAGGAACTGCTCAACCAGGATGAATCCGGTTTCAGTCCAGAGCAGTTGGAGCAATTTAAAAAGGCCGCCGCACTGCTGTCCCAGTACAGTCCAACCTTTAAAATTCCCGGAGGAGCCCAGTGGGCCACGGCGGACCTGACCATCATGGGAGACCCGGTGGCCACGGCGGACCAGTTGAGGGCTTGGATTGCTGCTGAGACTCCCCGTCTAAAAATTAAAATGGAGCAGCAATACGGGCGAGAGCTGGTGCCCATACCGGATCTGGCGGAACTCTATATTAAAATTGGCAAAGAATATGGCATCAGGGGTGACCTAGCCTTTTGCCAGGCCGCCAAGGAAACACACTACTGGCAGTTTACCGGGGATGTGCAGCCTGACCAGAATAATTACTGCGGTTTATGGGCTACCGGCGCCGCGTGCAGCGGCCAGGAGCCTTTCAACGGGGCGGATCCGGACGGAGTGAGGTTTGAAGAGGGTGTGCACGGGGCTATCTTTGCCACGCCGGAAATTGGCGTGGAAGCGCATATCCAGCATCTTTATGCTTATGCTACCAGGGATCCCCTGCCTTCCGGCAAGATTCTTTATGACCCTAGGTTTAGCCTGGTGAGCCAGGGCATTGCCCCCACCTGGCAAAAACTGAACGCCCGCTGGGCTGTGCCGGGTACCACCTATGGTCAAAGCATCATCTTTGATTACTGGTTAAGCGCCTTGAAATATTGA
- a CDS encoding DNA-3-methyladenine glycosylase family protein: protein MASNQWIFHQDMDAVQYLMASDARLAALIKEIGDYTLVLREDYFASLARAIIGQQLSVKAVETIWMRTVHLCGGQVGPESLTELTEEQLQGAGLSKAKVSYLWDLQQKILAGELCFKEICHLSDEEVVTALTRVKGIGRWTAEMFLIFSLGRSNVWAVDDVGLRRAVKWLYRLDETPTGNEMKSYGTRWSPYSSVASLYLWEAINRGLVK from the coding sequence ATGGCAAGCAATCAATGGATCTTTCATCAAGACATGGATGCCGTGCAATACCTTATGGCCTCGGATGCCAGACTGGCGGCTTTGATCAAAGAGATTGGCGATTACACCTTGGTTTTAAGGGAAGATTATTTTGCTTCCCTGGCTAGAGCCATCATCGGCCAGCAGTTATCCGTAAAGGCGGTTGAAACCATCTGGATGCGAACGGTACATCTTTGCGGCGGACAGGTTGGTCCTGAATCCCTGACAGAGTTAACAGAGGAGCAGTTGCAGGGTGCCGGGCTGTCCAAAGCCAAGGTTTCTTACCTTTGGGATCTGCAGCAAAAAATATTGGCTGGGGAGCTCTGTTTTAAAGAGATTTGCCATCTGTCCGATGAAGAGGTAGTGACCGCTTTAACCCGGGTCAAGGGAATCGGCAGATGGACGGCGGAGATGTTTTTAATTTTCTCCCTGGGGCGGTCGAACGTGTGGGCTGTTGATGATGTGGGACTGCGCAGGGCAGTCAAATGGCTTTACCGCTTGGACGAAACACCCACCGGCAATGAAATGAAGTCCTATGGAACCCGCTGGTCGCCCTACAGCTCGGTGGCCTCTTTGTATCTATGGGAAGCCATTAACCGAGGTCTGGTAAAGTAA
- a CDS encoding methylated-DNA--[protein]-cysteine S-methyltransferase, which translates to MGKVYAKYYGSPVGIIEIKGTQDGILSILYVDEWEDGTAERLPACVEQCAEQLDEYFKGRRTKFSVKVIPQGTDFQKRIWSSLQAIPFGAIRSYREVAAATGNPKAVRAVGQANGKNRINIIIPCHRVIGARGDLTGYGGGVWRKKWLLEHEKKIIPGDIK; encoded by the coding sequence ATGGGTAAGGTATACGCCAAATATTATGGATCCCCGGTTGGGATCATTGAAATAAAAGGCACCCAGGACGGCATTCTCTCCATTCTGTATGTGGATGAATGGGAGGATGGGACGGCAGAAAGGCTGCCCGCCTGTGTGGAACAGTGCGCAGAGCAGCTTGATGAATATTTCAAGGGGCGTCGGACAAAATTCTCGGTAAAGGTGATCCCCCAGGGCACTGACTTTCAAAAACGGATCTGGTCATCACTGCAAGCCATTCCCTTTGGGGCCATCCGGTCCTATCGGGAAGTGGCCGCAGCCACCGGCAATCCAAAGGCCGTGAGGGCTGTGGGACAGGCCAACGGCAAAAACCGTATCAATATCATCATTCCCTGCCATCGCGTGATCGGTGCCCGGGGGGATTTGACCGGATACGGCGGCGGCGTCTGGCGGAAAAAATGGCTGCTGGAACACGAGAAGAAAATAATCCCTGGAGATATAAAATGA
- a CDS encoding bifunctional transcriptional activator/DNA repair enzyme AdaA — protein MIKDFADELWHEILSCSSRYHGLLYYAVKTTRIFCHFSCKSKVPNRENVVVFESYDEAIAHGFRPCKRCRPDLGSYYSPEGHLIGKARDLLETHYANPKISEEAASRLGVSPFHFQRLFKKHTGCTPKEYVTKIRMDKAQELLQQKSMGTMEIGLEVGFKTLSAFFETFRKQTGLSPKEYRSQFKNPPPKE, from the coding sequence ATGATCAAGGACTTTGCCGATGAACTGTGGCATGAGATTTTATCCTGCAGTTCCCGTTATCACGGCCTGTTGTACTACGCAGTAAAAACAACCAGGATTTTTTGCCATTTTTCCTGTAAGTCCAAAGTTCCCAACCGGGAAAACGTAGTTGTTTTTGAGAGTTATGATGAAGCCATCGCCCATGGGTTCCGGCCCTGCAAGCGGTGCAGGCCGGACCTGGGATCTTATTACAGCCCTGAAGGCCATCTTATCGGAAAAGCCCGTGATTTATTGGAAACTCATTACGCCAACCCTAAAATTTCGGAAGAAGCAGCCAGCCGGCTTGGGGTCAGCCCCTTTCACTTCCAACGCTTGTTCAAGAAACATACGGGCTGCACTCCCAAAGAGTACGTTACGAAAATAAGAATGGATAAAGCCCAAGAACTTTTGCAGCAAAAGTCCATGGGCACCATGGAAATTGGTTTGGAGGTGGGTTTCAAGACCTTGTCGGCCTTTTTTGAAACCTTTCGTAAGCAAACGGGACTGTCTCCCAAGGAATACCGGAGTCAGTTTAAAAACCCGCCCCCCAAAGAATAG
- a CDS encoding NADPH-dependent FMN reductase — MTIHILGFAGSLREGSYNRAALRAAQELLPEGVTLEIFDLSPIPLFNEDVEKEGFPEPVQAFKERIAAADALLIATPEYNYSIPGVLKNALDWASRPPGQSPLNDKPVAIMGASAGYFGTARAQYHLRQMCVILNMHPINKEVFIAGAGDKFDPQGKLADERSRKGISQLLLALKDWTRRLQG; from the coding sequence ATGACCATCCATATTCTTGGTTTTGCCGGAAGTTTGCGGGAAGGTTCCTACAACCGGGCGGCTTTGCGGGCGGCCCAAGAGCTTTTGCCGGAGGGAGTCACCCTGGAGATCTTTGATTTATCCCCCATTCCTCTCTTTAATGAAGATGTAGAGAAGGAAGGTTTCCCGGAACCGGTACAGGCTTTTAAAGAGCGGATTGCAGCGGCGGACGCCCTGCTCATTGCCACTCCCGAGTATAACTATTCCATTCCCGGCGTATTAAAAAACGCCCTTGACTGGGCTTCTCGTCCCCCGGGCCAATCACCCCTTAACGATAAACCGGTGGCCATCATGGGCGCCTCCGCCGGGTATTTCGGTACAGCCCGTGCCCAGTATCACCTGCGCCAGATGTGCGTCATTCTGAACATGCATCCCATAAATAAGGAAGTTTTTATTGCGGGGGCAGGCGATAAATTTGACCCCCAGGGCAAGCTGGCTGATGAGAGGTCCCGGAAGGGAATTTCCCAACTGTTGCTGGCCTTAAAGGATTGGACCCGCAGATTGCAGGGCTAA
- the speD gene encoding adenosylmethionine decarboxylase, with protein MEIKAFKKLKLYGFNNLTKTLSFNMYDICYAKTPEHRKAYIEYIDEEYNAERLTNILKEVSNIIGANILNIAQQDYDPQGASVTMLIAEGKMDSDQSEFEGSPASDAVVAHLDKSHITVHTYPESHPDKGISTFRADIDVSTCGHISPLKALNYLINSFSSDIVSIDYRVRGFTRDVNGKKFFMDHKINSIQNYIAGETRELYQMMDVNIYQENIFHTKMILKEFDLENYLFGTAKKELLPGEKKKIKQRLKKEMAEIFAGRNIPKV; from the coding sequence ATGGAAATTAAAGCTTTTAAAAAATTAAAATTATATGGTTTTAACAATTTGACCAAAACCTTGAGTTTTAATATGTACGATATTTGTTATGCCAAAACCCCGGAACACCGGAAAGCTTATATAGAATACATTGATGAAGAATATAACGCGGAGAGGTTAACCAATATCCTAAAGGAAGTATCCAACATCATCGGGGCCAATATTTTAAATATTGCCCAGCAGGATTACGATCCTCAGGGAGCCAGCGTTACCATGCTGATTGCCGAAGGAAAGATGGATTCGGACCAGTCCGAATTTGAAGGGTCCCCTGCTTCCGATGCGGTGGTGGCCCACCTGGATAAAAGCCACATTACCGTCCACACCTATCCGGAAAGCCACCCGGACAAGGGCATCAGTACTTTTCGGGCGGATATTGACGTTTCCACCTGTGGTCACATCTCCCCGTTAAAAGCTCTGAATTACCTGATTAACAGCTTTAGCTCCGATATTGTAAGTATTGATTACCGGGTACGGGGCTTCACCCGGGATGTAAACGGCAAAAAATTTTTTATGGACCATAAAATCAACTCCATTCAAAACTATATTGCCGGTGAAACCCGGGAATTGTACCAAATGATGGATGTGAACATTTATCAGGAAAATATCTTTCACACCAAGATGATATTAAAGGAATTTGATCTGGAAAACTATCTTTTCGGCACCGCCAAGAAAGAATTGCTTCCCGGCGAAAAGAAAAAAATCAAACAAAGGTTAAAAAAAGAAATGGCTGAAATTTTCGCCGGCAGAAATATTCCGAAAGTCTAA
- the hyfB gene encoding hydrogenase 4 subunit B — translation MSQETLEIIFVLSFVVYFLGAVLPLILRYKRKLSLALGCFAGALASLLGFMVGIETLLSPLPLTIHLVNILPGVDFHLSIDRLSGFFLATLSLVTFLVSCFSWNYMKLYRQENLAWWCFCYNLFVLSMSLLVTVNNAITFLIAWELMTLASYFLVTFEYRHQPVRKAGFSYIVMTHLGTVFIIASFLMMSNGNGWDFSTLSKNSAAMPEMTRSMVFIFALIGFGTKAGIVPLHLWLPMAHPAAPSNISAVMSGIMLKTAIYGLIRLVFDLLGPGQAWWGGVILAVGIVSSLIGVLYALMEQDLKRLLAYSSVENIGIILMGIGTGFIFYSWSMMIPAAMAMAAGMFHLLNHAIFKSLLFLGAGSIYYATGSRDTEKLGGLIKKMPHTAILFLVGSLAISAIPPFNGFASEYQIYQSLLNLSYLKISGFWSIGAILACVALALTGALAAACFIKAFGLTFLALPRTAKAAEAQEVPWPMRLSMAPLAVLCLALGIFPGPVLNLLTGITSQLVGSPPIPQIATFNANLALVLLITLGLLWGITRLMGGAKVRRTETWGCGIDLDATMEYSSASFSQPLRRVYGTLLQPQRQISLRFKQLPYFGYHITFKEPVRSVIKDYLYSPLRKITLVLSKKWQCIQSGSIHLYLSYIFITLVILLLFNE, via the coding sequence TTGTCACAGGAAACACTGGAGATCATCTTTGTCCTTTCTTTTGTCGTTTATTTTCTAGGAGCGGTTCTCCCTCTTATTCTCCGGTATAAACGGAAACTATCGCTGGCACTGGGTTGTTTTGCCGGGGCTCTGGCAAGTTTACTGGGTTTCATGGTAGGGATAGAAACCCTGCTGTCCCCCCTACCCCTTACGATTCATTTAGTAAACATCCTGCCCGGCGTAGATTTTCATCTTTCCATAGACAGGTTAAGCGGCTTTTTTCTGGCTACCTTATCCCTGGTAACCTTCCTGGTTTCCTGTTTTTCATGGAACTATATGAAGTTATACCGTCAAGAAAACCTGGCCTGGTGGTGTTTTTGTTACAACCTCTTTGTCCTTTCCATGAGTTTGCTGGTAACCGTAAACAACGCCATCACCTTCCTCATCGCCTGGGAGCTCATGACGCTGGCCTCCTACTTCCTGGTAACCTTTGAATACCGCCATCAACCGGTACGAAAAGCCGGCTTCAGTTACATCGTAATGACTCATTTGGGAACCGTCTTTATTATCGCCTCCTTCCTCATGATGTCGAACGGCAATGGATGGGATTTCTCAACTTTATCAAAAAATAGCGCTGCCATGCCGGAAATGACAAGGAGCATGGTATTTATTTTTGCCCTGATCGGATTTGGCACCAAGGCGGGAATTGTTCCTCTGCATCTCTGGCTGCCCATGGCTCATCCGGCGGCCCCCAGCAATATTTCCGCCGTCATGAGCGGTATTATGCTGAAGACCGCCATTTATGGCCTAATCCGCCTGGTGTTTGATCTTTTAGGACCGGGACAAGCCTGGTGGGGCGGCGTCATTTTGGCCGTGGGCATTGTATCTTCCCTCATTGGGGTTCTTTACGCTCTGATGGAGCAGGATTTAAAACGCCTGCTGGCTTATTCCAGCGTGGAAAACATCGGCATTATTTTAATGGGCATCGGCACAGGCTTTATTTTTTATTCCTGGTCCATGATGATCCCTGCGGCCATGGCCATGGCTGCGGGAATGTTCCATTTGTTAAACCACGCCATTTTTAAAAGTCTCCTGTTTTTAGGCGCCGGTTCAATTTATTATGCCACCGGCAGCAGGGATACCGAGAAATTGGGGGGGCTAATCAAAAAAATGCCCCACACCGCCATTCTTTTTCTGGTGGGCTCTCTAGCCATTTCGGCTATCCCGCCCTTTAACGGATTTGCCAGTGAATATCAAATTTATCAATCCCTATTAAACCTTTCTTACCTTAAAATATCCGGCTTTTGGAGCATTGGCGCCATTTTAGCCTGTGTGGCTCTGGCCCTGACCGGGGCTTTGGCGGCTGCCTGCTTTATTAAAGCCTTTGGCCTGACTTTCCTGGCCCTGCCCCGGACAGCAAAAGCGGCAGAAGCCCAAGAAGTCCCCTGGCCTATGCGCTTAAGCATGGCGCCCCTGGCGGTTTTATGCCTGGCCCTGGGTATTTTTCCCGGTCCGGTGCTTAATCTTCTTACCGGAATTACCAGTCAACTGGTTGGCAGCCCTCCGATTCCCCAAATTGCCACCTTTAATGCCAATTTGGCCCTGGTACTGCTTATCACCCTGGGGCTGCTGTGGGGAATTACCCGGCTGATGGGCGGCGCTAAAGTAAGACGAACAGAAACCTGGGGTTGCGGCATTGACCTTGACGCCACCATGGAATATAGCTCCGCCTCCTTCTCCCAACCCCTGCGCAGGGTCTATGGAACGTTGCTGCAGCCCCAGCGGCAGATCAGCCTCCGGTTTAAGCAACTGCCCTATTTTGGTTATCACATTACCTTTAAAGAGCCGGTTCGCTCGGTGATTAAAGACTATTTATACAGCCCTTTAAGAAAAATAACCCTCGTGCTTTCAAAAAAGTGGCAGTGTATCCAGAGCGGCAGCATTCATCTCTATCTCAGCTATATTTTTATAACCTTGGTTATTCTACTGCTGTTTAACGAGTAA